In the genome of Aspergillus luchuensis IFO 4308 DNA, chromosome 2, nearly complete sequence, one region contains:
- a CDS encoding putative DNA repair protein rad9 (COG:D,L;~EggNog:ENOG410PHQ5;~InterPro:IPR026584,IPR007268;~PFAM:PF02144,PF04139;~go_component: GO:0030896 - checkpoint clamp complex [Evidence IEA];~go_process: GO:0000077 - DNA damage checkpoint [Evidence IEA];~go_process: GO:0006281 - DNA repair [Evidence IEA]): MTTLSFSLAPKAIYQLHDALMCLAKFDDSVAIEAEIDLLRLSVLNSTKTAYSAFVFEADGFFESYSFGRVRNGSSSRTAHPEKFSCQVLIKALLSAFKGKTSGRDKDTSVERCEVELQEDLDESECRLVIRLVCGLGVIKLYKLTYEPVHVQHAIFDRSKATNEWSIEPKYLKEITDHFGPSAEHLDIYSEQGKAVFTSFTTKSSDGKEILRQPVHTSVAIEKRDFDYYLAEDHLHVAIHMKDFKAAIAHAETANAKITARFTRPSRPLQFAYESEGVKTEFTLMTRGDSPGEDAPGSSRAAPQLSARQTPAPVQISQRNTAPETAQMPPPRSRSIRPLTGTSTRASQSNTETQQPPPSMEFDSLFVPADDDRQWDVPNDEDEGPVEDELGWDATGEQTSTGPGLRDIEPRMAQTSHEEEEMGIPPTQRMSQLHGLGLFD, from the exons ATGACAACTCTCTCATTCTCGCTCGCCCCGAAGGCGATATACCAACTACATGATGCTTTGATGTGTTTAGCAAAATTCGACGATAGTGTGGCAATAGAAGCTGAGATCGATCTG CTCCGTTTAAGCGTGCTCAACTCAACCAAGACGGCCTACTCTGCGTTCGTCTTCGAGGCGGATGGCTTTTTCGAATCCTACTCTTTTGGTAGAGTGAGGAATGGCAGCTCATCTAGAACTGCTCATCCGGAAAAATTCAGCTGCCAGGTGTTGATCAAG GCCCTCCTATCAGCCTTCAAAGGGAAGACGAGTGGACGTGATAAGGACACTTCTGTCGAACGGTGCGAGGTCGAGCTCCAAGAAGATCTAGATGAAAGCGAGTGCCGACTCGTCATCAGATTAGTATGTGGACTTG GCGTCATCAAGCTCTACAAGCTAACATATGAACCTGTCCATGTACAACATGCCATATTCGACAGATCCAAAGCGACAAACGAATGGAGCATCGAACCGAAATATCTGAAGGAGATAACAGATCATTTCGGTCCCTCGGCAGAGCATCTGGATATCTACTCCGAGCAAGGCAAGGCCGTCTTCACCAGCTTTACCACGAAAAGCTCAGATGGGAAAG AAATCCTTCGCCAGCCGGTGCACACCTCCGTAGCTATTGAGAAAAGGGACTTCGATTACTACTTAGCCGAAGACCATCTCCACGTGGCCATCCACATGAAGGACTTCAAGGCGGCAATAGCACATGCTGAGACAGCAAATGCAAAGATCACCGCCCGGTTCACCCGTCCATCTCGTCCCCTGCAATTCGCCTACGAATCCGAGGGCGTCAAAACCGAGTTCACGCTGATGACTAGAGGAGACTCACCCGGAGAGGACGCCCCAGGCTCCTCTCGAGCAGCGCCCCAATTATCCGCACGTCAAACTCCTGCTCCAGTGCAGATAAGCCAAAGAAATACGGCTCCAGAGACCGCACAAATGCCTCCTCCCCGCAGTCGGTCGATTCGGCCACTCACTGGGACTTCTACCCGGGCTTCGCAATCCAATACCGAGACCCAACAACCGCCGCCATCAATGGAGTTCGACAGTCTCTTCGTTCCAGCGGATGACGACAGGCAATGGGACGTGCCaaatgatgaggatgaaggtcCAGTCGAGGACGAGCTCGGCTGGGATGCAACTGGAGAGCAG ACAAGCACAGGCCCTGGGCTACGAGATATCGAACCCCGAATGGCACAGACGAGccatgaggaggaagagatgggcATTCCGCCTACTCAGCGCATGTCCCAG CTGCACGGCCTTGGTCTCTTCGACTGA
- the POL1 gene encoding DNA-directed DNA polymerase alpha catalytic subunit POL1 (BUSCO:EOG09260375;~COG:L;~EggNog:ENOG410PFBM;~InterPro:IPR043502,IPR024647,IPR006172,IPR038256, IPR036397,IPR012337,IPR017964,IPR006134,IPR006133, IPR023211,IPR015088,IPR042087;~PFAM:PF03104,PF08996,PF12254,PF00136;~go_function: GO:0000166 - nucleotide binding [Evidence IEA];~go_function: GO:0003676 - nucleic acid binding [Evidence IEA];~go_function: GO:0003677 - DNA binding [Evidence IEA];~go_function: GO:0003887 - DNA-directed DNA polymerase activity [Evidence IEA];~go_process: GO:0006260 - DNA replication [Evidence IEA]), whose translation MSASRAKLAELRALRAAGKKRLSTYEVEEQGDIYEEVDDEGYKKIIRNRLDQDDFVVDDNGEGYADDGREVWNERTADYGDSESEDDGLPARGKAAKRKREEEKQRQEKINNGISKYFSSGAAPSAPKPKPVATAEDDAFMADLLGEVDTNVVPHRVPTRNIVKTEARRKVRILSPPLADRTRREKPIKRDENSDPVSPVKDQPEVNFDDDDDGALPGMDDDDVPMSDPMPSSPISKAVERKSTTTPVKVEEVDDDDNDIMEIAQVTGQNDAKATSVNMAGSRPPPKFKRESTPPLASSSPTKPMPEVDASWNNVRSKLNVLSSPASSEMRSFGKLRAQDVVEDDGSLRMFWLDFTEVNGSLCLFGKVKNKQNGSYASAFVKIDNILRKLYFLPREYRHKNGRDTDEEVDMEDVYHEVDGMMSRLKVGMHKMKPCTRKYAFELPGVPKETEYLKLFYPYDKSPLPMDVKGETFSHVFGTNTSLFEQFVLWKNIMGPCWLKIEEADFTAVNNASWCKFECQAAKPALISPVPDSENLEAPPLTLMSLSFRTQLNVKENKQEILVASARVYENVSLTDTTPPERLPCKSFTVMRPAGSSYPMHFEAETRKQRGTFMLEKSEQFLLSKFLALFEKMDPDVLMGHQLQEVDLSILLSRLREKKTPGWHRLGRLKRGDWPKNFNRGGGFFAERHLIAGRLMCDVANDMGKSLMMKCQSWSLTEMCDLYLGKENSRQELDCEAALKTWATTKDGLMNFVNHCDADTYFIAALVLRLQMLPLTKVLTNIAGNSWARTLSGTRAERNEYILLHEFHRNKYICPDKYSSKLLKAEEKMQEGDDEDSADKKKKDKYKGGLVFEPEKGLYDKFILVMDFNSLYPSIIQEYNICFTTVERTATADNDKEEKVPEVPTSDQEQGILPKLIATLVGRRREVKKLMKDKRATPEQLALWDTKQLAFKLTANSMYGCLGYTQSRFYARPLAMLTTFKGREILRSTKELAESKQLRVIYGDTDSVMINTNMDTISDALKVGDEFKKSVNERYRLLEIDIDNVFRRLLLHAKKKYAAINMTEVDGKYVDKLEVKGLDMKRREYCSLSKEVSQKLLNEVLSGEDQEVVLNRVHDYLRELAEKMREYSVPVQKYVIYTKLSKRPEEYPNKESMPPVQVALRELARGKTVRPNDVISYVVTNGDAETSSLAPAKRSYTPQDVMKPDSGLKPDIEFYLLKQIFPPIERLCAPIPGTDAVRLAECLGLDVRKYQINSSSGSNQQNADIFPLESQIPDSVRFENATRFTLTCRFCKEKSVFEGLAQSTHMCTANGVVCPNQACQKTFSVLTIVAQLESQIRAQTSKYYEGWLVCDDTACGNRTRQISVYGHRCLGPRGHAEGCLGRMTYEYSEKQMYNQLLYFAGLWDVDKARKAAEKEPTGEKKDSVTALAEFNRIRFGTIKGVVDAYLKKCGRQWVEMDSLFRFMLP comes from the exons ATGTCTGCTTCCCGCGCCAAATTGGCGGAGCTGCGCGCCCTTCGCGCCGCAGGAAAGAAACGCCTGTCGACATATGAAGTTGAGGAACAAGGCGACATCTACGAGGAGGTTGACGATGAAGGCTATAAGAAGATTATCCGCAACCGGCTTGATCAGGATGACTTCGTGGTCGACGATAATGGAGAAGGTTATGCAGACGACGGTCGCGAGGTGTGGAACGAGCGCACCGCAGACTATGGCGACAGCGAGAGCGAGGACGACGGATTACCTGCCCGGGGCAAGGCTGCGAAGAGAAAGCGTgaggaggaaaagcaacgacaggagaagatcaataATGGCATCTCAAAGTATTTCAGCAGTGGGGCTGCGCCCTCTGCTCCCAAGCCCAAG CCGGTCGCTACTGCAGAAGATGACGCTTTCATGGCCGATCTGCTCGGAGAAGTCGATACCAACGTGGTCCCGCATCGTGTCCCTACGAGGAATATAGTCAAGACTGAGGCTCGTCGCAAAGTTCGCATCTTGTCACCCCCGCTTGCCGATAGAACACGCAGAGAGAAGCCGATAAAGAGGGACGAAAACAGTGACCCTGTTTCGCCGGTCAAGGATCAACCAGAGGTCAAtttcgacgacgacgacgatggcgCGCTTCCTGgcatggatgatgacgacgttCCCATGAGTGACCCGATGCCATCGTCTCCCATCAGCAAAGCGGTAGAGAGGAAGTCGACCACAACACCTgtcaaggtcgaggaggttgacgatgatgataatgatattaTGGAGATTGCACAAGTCACTGGTCAGAACGATGCTAAGGCGACCAGCGTCAACATGGCCGGAAGCCGGCCTCCGCCCAAATTCAAGAGGGAGAGCACTCCGCCTCTGGCTAGCTCCTCGCCTACAAAGCCAATGCCAGAGGTGGACGCATCTTGGAATAACGTAAGGAGCAAGCTGAATGTTCTCAGCAGCCCTGCTTCGTCGGAAATGCGTAGCTTCGGTAAGCTTCGCGCCCAGGATGTCGTCGAGGATGACGGAAGTCTGCGCATGTTCTGGCTGGACTTTACAGAAGTCAACGGCAGTCTTTGCCTGTTTGGAAAGGTGAAGAACAAGCAAAATGGTTCTTACGCCAGTGCATTTGTCAAGATCGACAATATCCTACGCAAGCTCTATTTCCTTCCTCGAGAGTATCGGCACAAGAATGGGCGAGACACGGATGAAGAGGTAGACATGGAAGATGTCTATCATGAAGTCGACGGGATGATGTCCAGGCTGAAGGTAGGCATGCATAAGATGAAGCCTTGCACACGCAAATACGCTTTCGAATTGCCTGGTGTCCCGAAAGAGACCGAATACCTGAAGCTGTTTTATCCTTATGACAAATCTCCGTTGCCAATGGATGTGAAGGGCGAGACCTTTTCGCATGTATTCGGCACAAACACATCATTGTTCGAGCAGTTTGTTCTCTGGAAAAACATCATGGGTCCTTGTTGGCTCAAGATTGAAGAGGCCGATTTCACTGCCGTCAACAATGCATCTTGGTGCAAATTTGAATGCCAAGCAGCGAAGCCAGCGCTTATTTCTCCGGTACCTGACTCTGAGAATCTGGAAGCGCCGCCTCTGACGCTCATGAGTCTCTCCTTCCGGACCCAGCTCAACGTGAAAGAGAACAAGCAGGAGATCCTCGTGGCGAGTGCAAGAGTATATGAAAATGTCTCCCTCACGGACACCACTCCGCCTGAGAGGTTGCCCTGCAAGAGTTTCACGGTCATGCGGCCTGCAGGCTCTTCATACCCGATGCACTTTGAAGCCGAAACGCGGAAGCAGAGGGGCACGTTCATGCTGGAGAAGAGCGAACAGTTTCTGCTCAGCAAGTTCCTGGCGTTGTTCGAGAAGATGGATCCCGATGTTCTGATGGGACATCAGCTTCAGGAGGTTGACCTCAGCATTCTGCTCAGCAGattgagggagaagaagacccctGGCTGGCATCGCCTTGGACGGTTGAAGCGCGGCGACTGGCCCAAAAACTTTAACAGAGGTGGAGGTTTCTTCGCCGAGAGGCATCTGATTGCTGGAAGACTGATGTGCGATGTTGCTAATGATATGGGCAAG TCTCTGATGATGAAATGTCAATCTTGGAGTTTGACGGAGATGTGCGACCTCTACCTCGGAAAAGAGAATTCCAGACAAGAACTGGATTGCGAGGCAGCACTGAAGACATGGGCTACTACCAAGGACGGCCTCATGAACTTTGTCAATCACTGTGATGCGGATACCTATTTCATTGCTGCGTTGGTGCTGCGGCTTCAGATGCTGCCCTTGACCAAAGTACTCACGAATATTGCTGGTAACTCTTGGGCAAGAACGCTGAGTGGTACGCGTGCCGAGCGGAATGAGTACATTCTTCTACACGAATTCCACCGTAACAAGTACATCTGTCCCGACAAGTACTCCTCTAAGCTACTGAAAGCTGAAGAGAAGATGCaagaaggtgatgatgaagattcggccgataagaagaagaaagacaagtACAAGGGTGGTCTTGTTTTTGAACCCGAAAAGGGTCTCTATGACAAGTTCATCCTAGTGATGGACTTCAACAGTTTGTATCCCAGTATCATCCAGGAGTACAACATCTGCTTTACAACAGTGGAGCGGACAGCGACT GCGGATAAtgacaaggaagaaaaggttcCCGAAGTTCCTACTTCCGATCAGGAGCAGGGTATTCTGCCTAAGCTTATTGCTACTTTAGTCGGTCGTCGACGTGAAGTTAAGAAGCTGATGAAGGACAAACGCGCCACTCCTGAGCAGCTTGCTCTGTGGGACACCAAACAGCTGGCCTTCAAGCTGACCGCTAACTCCATGTACGGATGCTTGGGATACACGCAGAGTCGCTTCTACGCACGTCCCTTGGCCATGCTCACCACATTCAAGGGTCGTGAGATTCTCAGAAGCACCAAGGAGCTGGCAGAGTCCAAACAGCTTAGAGTCATCTACGGTGATACTGACTCGGTCATGATCAACACGAACATGGACACGATCAGCGATGCGCTAAAGGTCGGTGATGAGTTCAAGAAATCCGTAAACGAACGTTACCGGTTGCTGGAGATCGACATTGACAATGTGTtccgtcgtcttcttcttcacgcCAAGAAGAAATATGCCGCCATCAACATGACCGAGGTCGATGGCAAGTACGTGGATAAGCTCGAAGTCAAGGGTCTGGACATGAAGAGGCGTGAATACTGCTCGTTGTCGAAGGAGGTCTCTCAGAAGCTGCTGAATGAAGTTCTATCCGGTGAGGATCAGGAGGTTGTTCTCAACAGAGTTCATGACTATCTACGCGAGTTGGCTGAGAAGATGCGCGAGTACTCCGTCCCTGTCCAAAAATACGTCATTTACACG AAACTTTCCAAGCGACCCGAGGAATATCCTAACAAGGAGTCTATGCCCCCGGTACAGGTTGCCTTGCGCGAGCTTGCCCGGGGTAAAACGGTTCGCCCTAACGACGTCATATCGTATGTTGTAACGAACGGAGATGCCGAGACCTCGTCTCTCGCACCAGCCAAGCGGTCATACACACCCCAGGATGTGATGAAGCCGGATTCGGGACTCAAGCCTGATATCGAATTCTACCTTCTCAAGCAGATTTTCCCACCGATCGAACGTCTCTGTGCCCCTATTCCTGGCACTGATGCCGTTCGACTAGCCGAGTGCTTGGGGCTTGATGTCCGCAAGTACCAGATCAACAGCTCCAGTGGGAGCAACCAACAGAATGCCGATATCTTCCCGCTCGAGTCACAGATTCCAGACTCTGTGCGGTTCGAGAACGCTACCCGGTTTACGCTTACCTGCCGGTTCTGCAAGGAGAAGTCGGTTTTCGAAGGACTCGCGCAGTCCACCCACATGTGCACTGCCAATGGTGTCGTTTGCCCCAACCAGGCTTGTCAGAAGACATTCTCTGTCTTGACGATTGTTGCCCAGTTAGAGTCACAAATTCGTGCCCAGACATCGAAGTACTATGAGGGCTGGCTCGTTTGTGACGACACGGCCTGCGGCAACCGGACTAGACAGATCAGCGTGTACGGACACCGGTGTCTTGGACCCCGGGGTCACGCCGAGGGCTGCCTTGGTCGGATGACGTACGAGTACTCGGAGAAACAGATGTATAACCAATTACTCTACTTCGCAGGACTTTGGGACGTGGACAAGGCTCGTAAAGCGGCAGAGAAGGAGCCCActggagaaaagaaggacaGTGTGACGGCCCTGGCAGAGTTCAACCGCATACGGTTTGGAACCATCAAAGGCGTTGTGGACGCATATCTGAAGAAATGCGGCCGGCAATGGGTTGAAATGGACAGTCTGTTCCGCTTCATGCTGCCATGA
- a CDS encoding uncharacterized protein (COG:S;~EggNog:ENOG410PPUE;~InterPro:IPR032675), translating into MAFALAGDVLYMILDILGDEKDYNSLFQCAISSKCFTEHSLAVLYKLCDTSPVRGGGTEDEQFRSRRVATVWSTRGEQDPVIRKWALLWRSVILSTLDQTYLPYYSYIRYLDLDDFGDLLKEPRFTKTMKDDFFTPELLELVSHDYEVKGSKRLRSSKAYPDNDWVMVKIGTAIIQKTRSIRGMSCNVPPETLSAWIEGLPLLKSLTIWSGDALSQHAGDKIRHHSPDFKQLTLYGWKNNPPRNAEADSEQFLTELRPNTLEYFEVLSYSQLGPRSIKSLGLHLESLAELKLTSLTIETIAELPSLTAAPALKVLVLTDSIPATRDETFYAVVTRVAEWICSCKALQRLELRRFVDDSYLLSQVLPHEGLRLTTLSLSGYAMADSRLFHEALASQRTLENLYLRGEGSEFPPGNEILADVISQLSNLRELELKDISDGFTTDHVAYMAHMLPHLERLWISGEFFDDTTLSAFLDLPSLQSLSIHAFSNFTADGILSFISQLGPKNRGFNLAILNAVDSTLTEEAQNVIRETLKVSLDGTFDYGLAQEEDSDLDSDQMSD; encoded by the exons ATGGCCTTCGCGTTAGCCGGTGACGTACTCTATATGATCTTGGATATCCTGGGCGATGAGAAGGATTACAACAGCCTCTTTCAATGCGCTATTTCTTCCAAATGCTTTACTGAGCATTCCTTGGCGGTTTTATACAA gTTATGTGATACTTCGCCAGTGAGGGGCGGAGGTACAGAAGACGAGCAGTTCAGGTCTCGGAGAGTAGCCACCGTTTGGTCTACCAGAGGCGAACAGGATCCGGTTATACGAAAATGGGCCCTATTATGGCGTTCTGTTATCCTGTCTACTTTGGACCAAACTTACCTCCCATACTATAGCTATATCCGCTATCTTGATTTGGATGACTTCGGGGACCTCCTAAAGGAACCGCGATTtacgaagacgatgaagga TGATTTCTTTACCCCAGAGCTGTTGGAATTAGTATCCCACGACTATGAAGTCAAGGGTTCCAAACGACTCCGCTCGTCAAAAGCCTATCCTGACAACGATTGGGTCATGGTGAAGATTGGCACAG CCATCATCCAGAAGACTAGGTCAATACGAGGAATGTCTTGTAACG TACCACCGGAGACCCTCTCTGCATGGATCGAAGGGTTACCCTTGCTGAAGTCCCTGACAATATGGTCTGGGGATGCACTAAGCCAACATGCTGGCGATAAGATCCGCCACCACTCTCCTGATTTCAAACAGCTTACATTATACGGATG GAAGAATAATCCACCGAGAAATGCGGAGGCTGACTCTGAACAATTCCTGACTGAATTGCGCCCCAATACTCTAGAGTACTTTGAAGTCCTCAGCTACTCTCAGCTGGGCCCTCGCTCTATCAAATCATTAGGGCTGCATTTGGAATCTTTAGCAGAGCTGAAGCTAACGAGTCTTACCATCGAGACAATCGCAGAACTGCCCTCACTAACGGCAGCGCCAGCGTTGAAAGTACTAGTACTGACTGACTCGATACCGGCTACGCGAGACGAAACCTTTTACGCAGTTGTCACTCGAGTTGCTGAATGGATATGCAGTTGCAAGGCCTTGCAACGCTTGGAACTCAGACGATTTGTCGACGACTCTTACCTGCTATCGCAGGTCCTACCCCATGAAGGGCTCCGTCTAACAACGCTGTCTTTATCTGGATATGCAATGGCGGACAGCCGTCTTTTCCACGAGGCTCTGGCTAGCCAGCGAACCTTGGAAAATCTTTACCTTCGCGGCGAAGGGAGCGAGTTTCCACCAGGCAACGAAATACTTGCAGATGTGATTAGCCAGCTCAGCAACCTTAGAGAGCTGGAACTCAAGGATATTTCTGACGGCTTTACTACAGACCATGTGGCTTACATGGCACATATGCTCCCTCATCTCGAGAGACTTTGGATAAGCGGCGAATTCTTCGATGATACAACGCTATCTGCGTTCCTGGATCTACCAAGCCTCCAAAGCCTTTCCATCCACGCCTTCAGCAACTTCACCGCCGATGGCATACTCTCTTTCATTTCACAATTGGGGCCAAAGAACAGAGGCTTCAACCTGGCTATCCTAAACGCAGTCGATAGCACTCTTACCGAAGAAGCGCAAAATGTAATCCGCGAGACTCTGAAAGTGAGTTTAGATGGGACGTTCGACTATGGTTTGGCTCAGG AGGAGGATAGCGATCTAGATTCAGATCAGATGTCGGACTGA
- a CDS encoding putative thiamine biosynthesis protein (Thi-4) (COG:H;~EggNog:ENOG410PHBK;~InterPro:IPR029056,IPR004305,IPR013749,IPR004399, IPR016084,IPR027574;~PFAM:PF08543,PF03070;~go_function: GO:0008972 - phosphomethylpyrimidine kinase activity [Evidence IEA];~go_function: GO:0050334 - thiaminase activity [Evidence IEA];~go_process: GO:0006772 - thiamine metabolic process [Evidence IEA];~go_process: GO:0009228 - thiamine biosynthetic process [Evidence IEA]) yields the protein MSIARVLVIAGSDSSGGAGLEADQRVLAAHGCYALTATTGLTAQNTLGVQDIFVVPAEFVKKQINAGLEDVGADVVKLGMLSSAETIDVIAEALTVHQVPAVVLDPVMVSTSGSRLLPEAAIKGLRTKLLPLTTVLTPNIPEAVLLLKDAGVDVPEPTDLPGLIQLAKQVCSLGSRGVLLKGGHLPLTGDNRTAQNHEEASKVIDVFFDGEDTTLFETDYLISKNTHGTGCSLASAISANLAHGKDMRRAVQSAVRFVEAGIKTSIDLGKGSGPINHFHSFYCLPFSPGHFVEYVLDRPDVQPAWNRFTEHEFVKRMGDGTLSEERFKSYLVQDYLYLVQFARSNALASYKAGDMESIAASAKIVLHIQRETALHLDYCASFGLSKEQMESTPETIACTAYGRYILDIGQSQDWLALQVALAPCLLGYGAIAQRLYSDKKSLREGNRYWKWIENYVAEDYTEAVRLGSELLETHMRQVSPSRVEELIKIFIRATELEISFWDMGLGGKHL from the exons ATGTCAATCGCGCGGGTATTGGTCATTGCGGGATCAGACAGCTCCGGTGGCGC GGGTCTGGAAGCGGACCAGAGGGTCCTGGCTGCACATGGCTGCTATGCTCTTACGGCCACAACTGGTCTCACAGCCCAGAACACTTTGGGCGTGCAAGACATCTTTGTTGTCCCCGCAGAGTTCGTGAAAAAGCAGATTAATGCCGGCCTGGAAGATGTTGGCGCGGATGTTGTTAAGTTGG GGATGCTTTCTTCTGCAGAGACCATTGATGTCATTGCTGAAGCATTGACCGTGCACCAAGTGCCTGCGGTGGTGCTGGATCCG GTTATGGTCTCTACCAGCGGGTCACGTCTATTACCTGAAGCAGCCATTAAAGGTCTGCGCACAAAGCTTCTTCCCTTGACAACTGTTCTCACCCCCAACATTCCCGAAGCTGTGTTGCTACTGAAAGATGCCGGTGTGGACGTCCCAGAGCCAACAGATCTCCCTGGCCTCATTCAGCTCGCAAAGCAGGTCTGCTCCTTAGGTTCCAGGGGTGTCCTGCTTAAGGGCGGTCATTTGCCGCTCACCGGTGATAACCGGACTGCGCAGAATCATGAAGAGGCCTCCAAGGTTATTGATGTGTTTTTCGACGGAGAAGACACTACCTTGTTTGAGACTGACTATCTGATATCGAAGAATACGCACGGCACTGGCTGCTCACTTGCCTCGGCCATATCGGCCAATCTCGCCCATGGTAAGGATATGAGGCGGGCAGTTCAGAGCGCGGTTCGTTTTGTTGAGGCAGGTATCAAGACTAGCATTGATCTCGGAAAGGGCAGTGGGCCGATTAATCACTTTCATTCCTTTTACTGTCTACCATTTTCTCC CGGACATTTTGTAGAATATGTTCTAGACCGTCCTGACGTCCAACCAGCGTGGAACCGTTTCACCGAGCACGAGTTTGTCAAGAGGATGGGAGATGGCACACTTTCAGAGGAAAGATTCAAGTCATATCTCGTGCAAGACTATCTTTACTTG GTTCAATTTGCCCGGAGCAACGCCCTAGCTTCATACAAAGCTGGAGACATGGAGTCCATTGCTGCG TCAGCCAAGATTGTTCTACACATCCAACGTGAGACCGCGTTGCACCTCGATTACTGTGCGTCCTTTGGTCTTTCGAAAGAGCAAATGGAGAGCACCCCGGAAACCATTG CATGCACCGCATACGGCCGGTATATCCTTGATATCGGACAATCGCAGGATTGGCTTGCATTGCAGGTGGCTCTTGCACCTTGCTTACTCGGGTACGGGGCAATTGCACAAAGGTTGTACAGCGACAAGAAGTCTCTCCGCGAGGGCAACCGGTACTGGAAGTGGATTGAGAACTATGTGGCGGAGGACTACACAGAAGCCGTGCGCTTAGGATCTG AACTACTTGAGACGCATATGCGACAGGTTTCGCCCAGTCGAGTGGAAGAATTGATCAAGATCTTCATACGAGCGACGGAGTTGGAGATTAGCTTCTGGGACATGGGACTGGGTGGCAAACATTTgtag